The genomic DNA AATTCCTGTTGTGAGAAGTCGAAGGAAATTTGTCCAGAATGTGACTTGGAGTTTTGCAGGAATCCCTTTTATAGCTGCTTTCAAAGGTATCCTCCATACTGCATATGATTTCAAAGTATATCGAATAGACTTGCCGCTTATCAAATTATCACCAGAGCTTAATGGGTTGAAAATTATTCAAATTTCTGATACTCATTTTGGTTCCTTTTATTCACGTGAACCGTTATTAGATGTTCTCTTTACAATTAATAATCTTCAGCCCGATTTGATTTTTATCACAGGTGATTTTGTAAATTTCAATCCCAAAGAAATGGATTTTGGTTTTGACATTATGGAAAGAATGAAAGCAAAATATGGCATTTATGCTTGTTTGGGCAATCATGACCATTATATGAGCAAATCAGAACATCAACATTTACTTTCATTTTTTGATGATTCGCCTGTGAAATTGCTGAATAACGAGAACACTATCCTGAATATAAACGGAAAAAACCTAAACATTGCCGGTGTGGATAATTACGGAAGTCGTCAAACCTTCGGAGATTTTGATAAAGCACTTGCAGGTCTGAATAATACTGACCCGACTTTGCTATTGTGCCACGACCCGACAAATTGGGATAAATTTATTCGTGGGAAAAGCGATGTAGATGTGACTTTTTCCGGCCACACTCATGGCGGTCAATTAGGATTTGATATTATGGGGAAACACTATTCTCCGGTTACTTGGGCGTACAAGCAATATGCAGGATTGTATCATGATTCCGACCAATATTTGTATGTAAATCGCGGACTTGGAATGTCGGGACCACCAATCAGATTGGGTGTAAATCCGGAAATTACATTGTTTACTCTTAAAACTCCCGAGTTTGTGACCTAAATATCAGCTTTTGAAATATTCAAAAACGGTTTTGACGAACATAGAAATGCCAGTTATCATTGCTTTTTCTTCGGGTATGAGTTTGCTATTGTGCAAGGGCGGCAAATAGTCTTTATCGTGAGGCTGAACTCCCAAGAGCCAAAAACTACCCGGCACCTTTTGCAAATAATATGCAAAATCTTCTGCCCAAAGTCGTGGTTCATAATCATAAACAAAATCATCGCCAAGCAAATCTGTAGCAATTTGTTTAGCTTTTTGCGTTTCAGCAGGTGAATTCACTATCGGCGAATAACCTGTAACGATATTTACTTCGGCTGTACAATTATGCAAACTTGCGATGGAATGCGTCGAATCGGCAATCAATTTCACCATTTCCTGCCGCCAATCTTCATTATAAGTTCTCAGAGTGCCTTTCAATTCTACCTTTTCAGGGAAAATGTTTGTCGTGTTGCCACCATTTATCGAAGTTATCGAAAGTACACCGGGCTCGAGTGGATTTCGCTTTTTGTTAATTAATGTCTGAAAATGCTGAATCAAATGCGCTGCTGTTAATATCGGGTCGTTTCCCGAATGTGGTTGAGCAGCGTGAGAGCCTTTGCCGTGAATTGTTATGTAAATTTCATTCGTTGACGCAAATGCTCGACCTTCGCAAAATGAAATTGTCCCTGTCTTTACATCCGGGAAAATGTGTTGCCCAAAAATTACATCAACTTTTGGATTTTCTAATACACCTTCGGCTATCATCATTGTTGCACCGCCGGGAAGAACTTCCTCGCCGGGCTGAAACAGCAATTTCACAGTACCGTTCAATTCGCTCTCGTGCGATTTCAATATTATCGCTGTCCCGAGCAGCATCGAGGTGTGCATGTCATGACCACAAGCGTGCATTACACCTTCGTTCACAGATGCAAAATCGAGTTCGGTTTCTTCTAAAATTGGCAAGGCATCAATATCCGCTCGTAATGCGATACATTTTGATTTACCTGCACCAATTGTCGCTACAACACCGGTATTTGCAATTGATTTATATTCAATTTTATATTCATCTAAGACACTTTTAATAAATTGCGAAGTATTATACTCTTGAAAAGACAATTCGGGATTTTTGTGAATGTGGCGTCTGAATTCAACTACTTTATCGAATACTTCATTTGCTTTATCAAAAATTGTTTGATTATCCATTATGATTGAACCTTTAAATTAAATTGTAATTTTTCTTTCATCTAAAAATACTGCGGCTCCTTCCAAAGTGACTTCGGATATATTGCCTGTCGAAGAGCGAACGAAATTCACATACAATTCCGAACCGCTTGGTGGAATCAGCTTGATTGGCAGAGGCAAATTATCATGTATATGAGCATAAATAGCTGCCGAAACCGAACCGGTGCCACAAGCACCCGTAATGCGTTCGATTCCTCTTTCATAGGTTTTAATTTTCAAGCAATTATCAGCAATGGAAATCAAATTCACATTGACACCACGCGGAAAAGCACTAAAATCATATCTGATTTTTCGGGCTATTTCGATAAATTTTGCATCATCATCAAATTCAATACCCAAGTCTGAATCCCTTACTACAAAATGGTCGCTCCCAACGTCGAATAATCCACACTTTATAATTTCACCATCGAATTCATATTCAAAATCTGTGTTGATTTTAATCGGGTCGGGCATTGATAGAATTATATTTTCCGCATTGAACCTTGCTTTATAATTGCTTCCAGCCATAAAAAAGGAAACTTGCGTTTCATCAACGAAATTCAAATCTTTTGCAAATCGAACGGCGCATCTGCCACCATTGCCACACATCATGCCCGAAGTACCGTCAGTATTGTAAAAATTTACAACAAAATCATATTCAATTGAATTATTTAAAAACATGACACCTTCGCTCAAAAAATTCTCAGTTTGTGTCAATTTGACTATTTCCGGTACTAATTGAGCCATTATTTCGCGAGACAAAGCATAATCACGATTGTCTATGACATTAAACAAATTTCCGGCACCGGACATATTATAAATTTTCAAATTCATTTTT from Candidatus Kapaibacterium sp. includes the following:
- a CDS encoding metallophosphoesterase → MNQTGILIFVSVILLIFVAFDTYFLVKWKKLVAIRQWKKLYFHIPLIISIIMLLLFTYVTYGRVLSDEKSTNINVAFMITSIWYLPKIIIVPIMFFWDTIRSFYKLLRNLFTKKTVKSEIPVVRSRRKFVQNVTWSFAGIPFIAAFKGILHTAYDFKVYRIDLPLIKLSPELNGLKIIQISDTHFGSFYSREPLLDVLFTINNLQPDLIFITGDFVNFNPKEMDFGFDIMERMKAKYGIYACLGNHDHYMSKSEHQHLLSFFDDSPVKLLNNENTILNINGKNLNIAGVDNYGSRQTFGDFDKALAGLNNTDPTLLLCHDPTNWDKFIRGKSDVDVTFSGHTHGGQLGFDIMGKHYSPVTWAYKQYAGLYHDSDQYLYVNRGLGMSGPPIRLGVNPEITLFTLKTPEFVT
- a CDS encoding M20 family metallopeptidase, encoding MDNQTIFDKANEVFDKVVEFRRHIHKNPELSFQEYNTSQFIKSVLDEYKIEYKSIANTGVVATIGAGKSKCIALRADIDALPILEETELDFASVNEGVMHACGHDMHTSMLLGTAIILKSHESELNGTVKLLFQPGEEVLPGGATMMIAEGVLENPKVDVIFGQHIFPDVKTGTISFCEGRAFASTNEIYITIHGKGSHAAQPHSGNDPILTAAHLIQHFQTLINKKRNPLEPGVLSITSINGGNTTNIFPEKVELKGTLRTYNEDWRQEMVKLIADSTHSIASLHNCTAEVNIVTGYSPIVNSPAETQKAKQIATDLLGDDFVYDYEPRLWAEDFAYYLQKVPGSFWLLGVQPHDKDYLPPLHNSKLIPEEKAMITGISMFVKTVFEYFKS
- the dapF gene encoding diaminopimelate epimerase; protein product: MNLKIYNMSGAGNLFNVIDNRDYALSREIMAQLVPEIVKLTQTENFLSEGVMFLNNSIEYDFVVNFYNTDGTSGMMCGNGGRCAVRFAKDLNFVDETQVSFFMAGSNYKARFNAENIILSMPDPIKINTDFEYEFDGEIIKCGLFDVGSDHFVVRDSDLGIEFDDDAKFIEIARKIRYDFSAFPRGVNVNLISIADNCLKIKTYERGIERITGACGTGSVSAAIYAHIHDNLPLPIKLIPPSGSELYVNFVRSSTGNISEVTLEGAAVFLDERKITI